In a single window of the Novosphingobium sp. IK01 genome:
- a CDS encoding sterol desaturase family protein yields MDTALAALIPVALVLAATAAMELVAWASHKYVMHGFGWAWHRDHHEPHDGFLERNDRFALVGAGISITLFALGSPMIMGPHVWWPGTWLGLGVLVYGIIYTLIHDGLVHQRWFRWVPRRGYARRLVQAHRLHHATIGKEGGVSFGFVIARDPARLARELQAQHAAGLATLRGDSASRDVPEEI; encoded by the coding sequence ATGGATACCGCGCTTGCAGCCCTGATCCCGGTCGCCCTCGTGCTGGCGGCCACCGCGGCGATGGAACTGGTCGCCTGGGCCAGCCACAAATATGTGATGCACGGGTTCGGCTGGGCCTGGCACCGCGACCACCACGAGCCCCACGACGGTTTCTTAGAACGCAACGACCGCTTCGCCCTTGTCGGTGCGGGCATCTCGATCACCCTGTTCGCACTGGGCAGCCCGATGATCATGGGCCCGCATGTCTGGTGGCCCGGAACATGGCTGGGGCTGGGCGTGCTTGTCTACGGGATCATCTATACCCTGATCCACGACGGGCTGGTCCACCAGCGCTGGTTCCGCTGGGTGCCCCGGCGCGGCTATGCCAGGCGGCTGGTCCAGGCTCACCGCCTCCACCACGCCACCATCGGCAAGGAAGGCGGGGTCAGCTTCGGCTTCGTGATCGCGCGTGATCCGGCCCGCCTTGCGCGCGAGCTTCAGGCCCAGCACGCGGCGGGGCTGGCCACTTTGCGAGGCGACAGTGCAAGCCGGGACGTTCCGGAAGAAATCTAG